The following proteins are encoded in a genomic region of Arachis stenosperma cultivar V10309 chromosome 4, arast.V10309.gnm1.PFL2, whole genome shotgun sequence:
- the LOC130972900 gene encoding ADP-ribosylation factor GTPase-activating protein AGD12-like, which produces MRNSRVELGRPASGKRRLKDLLLQQDNRVCADCNAPDPKWASANIGVFVCLKCCGVHRSLGSHISKILSVTLDEWTEEEIDSMIEVGGNAAANSIYEAYIPEGHKKPEPDASHEQRANFIVSKYENQEFLKPGLRIVSGKGGPNSNSAKSRIDGGSSKRTEGMVEFIGMLKVKVIRGTNLAIRDIKTSDPYVVLNLGTQTSQTRVISSNLNPVWNEEIMLSVPEIYGPIKLKVFDYDTFSADDIMGEADIDIQPLISSAMACGNAAMFANMQIGKWLKADGNALIEDSIVNIVDGKVIQAMTLKLQNVECGEIDLEIEWIPLDQ; this is translated from the exons ATGAGGAATTCCCGCGTGGAACTTGGGAGGCCTGCCTCAG GTAAAAGAAGGTTGAAAGATTTATTGCTTCAGCAGGATAATCGTGTTTGTGCTGATTGTAATGCTCCAGATCCTAAATGGGC GTCAGCCAATATTGGAGTATTTGTTTGCTTAAAATGTTGTGGTGTGCACAGAAGCCTTGGTTCTCATATATCAAAG ATTTTATCTGTGACTTTGGATGAATGGACAGAAGAAGAAATTGATTCAATGATTGAAGTTGGGGGGAATGCTGCTGCTAATTCAATATATGAGGCTTATATTCCAGAAGGACATAAAAAACCTGAACCAGATGCCAGCCATGAACAGCGTGCAAATTTTATAGT GTCAAAATATGAGAATCAAGAATTTTTGAAACCTGGCTTGCGCATTGTGTCTGGGAAAGGCGGTCCAAATTCAAACTCCGCAAAAAGTCGCATCGATGGTGGTAGTTCAAAGAGAACG GAAGGTATGGTGGAATTTATTGGAATGTTGAAGGTGAAAGTGATTAGAGGCACCAATTTAGCTATTAGAGATATAAAGACAAGTGATCCATATGTTGTTTTGAACCTTGGCACACAG ACTTCCCAGACAAGGGTAATATCGAGTAACTTGAATCCAGTCTGGAATGAAGAAATTATGTTGTCCGTTCCTGAAATATATGGACCAATAAAACTG AAAGTGTTCGATTATGACACATTTTCTGCTGACGACATAATGGGAGAAGCAGACATTGACATTCAGCCCCTGATATCATCTGCCATGGCATGTGGTAATGCTGCAATGTTTGCCAATATGCAGATAGGAAAGTGGTTAAAAGCTGATGGGAATGCACTTATTGAAGATAGTATAGTCAATATTGTTGATGGGAAGGTTATACAGGCCATGACACTGAAGCTCCAGAATGTTGAATGTGGAGAAATAGACCTAGAAATTGAGTGGATTCCTCTTGATCAATAG